The following proteins are encoded in a genomic region of Musa acuminata AAA Group cultivar baxijiao chromosome BXJ2-11, Cavendish_Baxijiao_AAA, whole genome shotgun sequence:
- the LOC135627818 gene encoding probable CCR4-associated factor 1 homolog 11 has translation MSSQRGGGGGGRQHLVVRSVWAWNLEYEFSIIASLVDRFSYVAFDTEFPGFLYRTRRPHRLLPPSLRYAFLKANVDKMELVQLGLTLFDAFGDLPSIGTGGRVGYAWEFNFREFDVRRDLHAPDSVDLLRSSGIDFDRLPLYGIDSGQFAAHLYRSGLVAHCRFCRPHSTRWIAFHSCYDFAYLIKVLGFGRPLPDTLEEFLGLVNLLFGETVDLKHIMRGCKGLSGGLERVASTLGVPRQAGKSHQAGSDSLVTCQVYLKMKRRFFDDQDAKVACHRGIIYGLQAC, from the coding sequence ATGTCTTcgcaacgaggaggaggaggaggagggcggcaaCATTTGGTGGTGCGCTCGGTTTGGGCGTGGAACTTGGAGTACGAGTTCTCCATCATTGCTTCCCTCGTGGATCGCTTCTCTTACGTCGCCTTCGACACGGAGTTTCCCGGCTTCCTCTACAGAACTCGGAGGCCACACCGTCTTCTCCCGCCCAGCCTGCGCTACGCCTTCCTCAAGGCCAACGTCGACAAGATGGAGCTCGTCCAACTCGGCCTCACCCTCTTCGACGCCTTCGGCGACCTCCCCTCCATCGGCACCGGCGGCAGGGTCGGGTACGCGTGGGAGTTCAACTTCCGCGAATTCGATGTCCGACGCGACCTCCACGCGCCGGACTCCGTCGACCTGCTCCGCTCCAGTGGCATCGACTTCGACCGGCTCCCCCTCTACGGCATTGACTCCGGCCAGTTCGCCGCCCACCTCTATCGTTCCGGCCTCGTCGCTCATTGCCGTTTCTGCCGCCCGCACTCCACTCGATGGATCGCCTTTCACAGCTGCTACGACTTCGCCTATCTCATCAAGGTGCTGGGGTTCGGCCGGCCTCTGCCCGACACCCTGGAAGAGTTCCTCGGCCTGGTGAACTTGCTCTTCGGAGAGACTGTGGATCTCAAGCACATTATGCGCGGCTGCAAGGGTCTCTCCGGCGGGCTGGAGAGAGTGGCGAGTACCCTCGGGGTGCCACGCCAAGCTGGGAAGTCGCATCAAGCTGGATCAGATAGCTTGGTGACCTGCCAAGTCTATCTGAAGATGAAGCGGAGGTTCTTCGACGACCAAGACGCCAAGGTGGCCTGCCATCGCGGCATCATCTACGGCCTACAAGCCTGCTGA
- the LOC135627820 gene encoding uncharacterized protein LOC135627820, whose amino-acid sequence MGDPGAASRRKNRLPKGGSESSDLHAAARNGDLTTVESICNANPLAVNTRDRHSRTPLHLAAWSGQTEVVRFLCKNKADVGAAAMDDTAAIHFAAQKGHLEIIRILLSSGVSVRAANRKGLTPLHYAVQGSHPELFKYLIRKGASLTAKTKAGQTPMDLASTEEVRTLLVECKQPLTKDDKSTTIMEVGDSVSKEDIEAKNGGSIPEESANVNEEGTDTKEKRRGEATADEDSSKPKKAKVSLDHLLAENDVLDEDEE is encoded by the exons ATGGGAGACCCCGGAGCGGCATCGAGGAGGAAGAACCGATTACCGAAGGGGGGCAGCGAATCTTCCGATCTCCACGCCGCCGCGAGGAACGGGGACCTCACCACGGTCGAGTCCATCTGCAACGCTAATCCCCTCGCCGTCAATACTCGAGATCGCCATTCCCGGACACC ACTGCATCTAGCTGCTTGGTCTGGGCAGACCGAAGTAGTAAGATTTCTCTGCAAGAATAAGGCTGACGTCGGAGCTGCTGCTATGGATGATACGGCTGCGATCCATTTTGCTGCTCAGAAAGGTCATCTAGAGATAATTAGGATCCTATTATCCTCTGGTGTCTCTGTCAGGGCGGCTAACAGGAAAGGTTTGACCCCTCTGCACTATGCTGTCCAAGGATCCCATCCAGAGCTCTTCAAGTATCTCATTAGAAAAGGTGCAAGCCTTACCGCCAAGACAAAGGCCGGGCAAACACCTATGGACCTTGCGAGCACCGAGGAAGTCCGCACTCTTCTCGTCGAGTGCAAACAACCTTTGACCAAAGATGATAAATCTACTACGATCATGGAGGTTGGTGACTCGGTTTCAAAGGAGGATATTGAAGCAAAAAATGGAGGCTCCATTCCTGAAGAGTCAGCTAATGTCAATGAAGAAGGCACGGATACTAAGGAAAAGAGAAGAGGTGAGGCAACGGCTGATGAGGACTCATCAAAACCAAAAAAGGCTAAGGTTTCCCTTGATCACCTTCTGGCTGAAAATGATGTCTTAGATGAGGATGAAGAATAG